The Burkholderiales bacterium sequence CGTCGCTGCCGCGCTGCAGGCCGTTCAGGATGTCGCGGAACACGCCGGTGTCCTTGCCCATCAGGAAGGCGACCTCGGGGTCGATTTCCTCTCCTGACGCGAGGGCGTTGGCGTTCTTCGCGATCCGCTGCGACAGCACCGCGAGCTGGTTGGCGTAGTCGACCTCGCGAAGCGACCCGCCGGCGGCGCCGATCTGCAGGGCGGCCTGCTGCGCGAGTTCGAGGAGCCCGGCGTTGGTCTGGTTGATCGCGTCGAGGCCCTTCGCGAGCGAGGTCAGGCTCTCCTGGTTCGCGACCAGGCGCTCCGCGGAGGCGTCGACCTTGTCCCAGCGGGCCTTGAGCCCGTTCAGCACGTCGATCGCCTGCAGGTCGGAGGCCGCATCGAGCGACACGCCGCGAATCGTTCCGCCGTTGATCAGCGTGTTGAGGTTGGTGCGGAAGCGCTCGCGGCTGTCGGCCACCGCGGGGAAGCCTGCCGCCTGGCCCTGCGACGCGAGCGCCGAGCCGCGCGCGAGGCGCTGCGAGAGCATCTGCATTTCGGTCGCGACCGACGCCGCGGTCGACGCCTGGGTCGACTGGCGGTTCTCGAGGAACACCATGAACGCCGCGAACACGAGGAACAGCGCGAGCAGCGTTCCGAGCACCTGGAACTGCTTCACCACCGCCATCGAACCGATGATCGGCAGCCGTCCCGGCACCTTCGGCGCCGCGGGCGCCGCGCGCACCTGGTCCATCACCGACGCGGATGCGAGCGGGTCGTAGCCGGTCTCGCCCTGGGCCGCCATCTTCACCTGCGTGGTCGGCAGGTCGAGGTCGTCGGCGGGCACCGCCGGGGGCTTCGCTCCGAACAGGCTGGGCATCTTGAACGCCATGAATCCTCCCGAATCTTTCGTCGCTCGCGGCGCGTCGCCCAAGCGTCAGGCACCGATCTGCAGGAATGCGTCGTCACGGGCGAGCCGCGACAGGTCGATCTCCTGCCACGCGTGCCCGTCGGCATCCATCCAGCGCTGCGCATACCACGCGGGCGCGCCTGCGGGTGACACCGACGGTGCGAGTTCGGCCAGGTTGCGCAGGCCGAGCACCCGCTCGACGACGATCCCCGCGTTGAGGTCGCCGGCGCGCGGCCCGAACAGGATGAGCCGCGCCTGGCCGAGCGCCCCCTCGCTCTCGCGCCCGAGGAAGCGCGCGAAGTCGACCACGCTGTAGAGGTTGCCGCGGACGTTGGCCACGCCCATGTGCCAGCGCCGGGTGTGCGGCACCGGCGTCACCGGCGGCAGCGCGACCACCTCGCCCGCGTCGGCGAGGCGCACGAGCCACCGGTCGCCGCCGCAGGCGAGTCCGAGACGCGAACTCTCGACCTGGGCGGCCGTCTTGCTGGCGAGCCGGGTCGCGAGTTCCTGCTGGAACGAGCGCAGGTCGAGTTTCGCGGCGCGGGCCATGGCGTCGGGATCGGGTTCAGTCGATCGCGGCGATCTTCGCGAGCAGCTCGTCGCGGTTCACCGGCTTGACCACGTAGTCGCGGGCGCCCTGGCGCATGCCCCAGATCTTGTCCGTCTCCTGGCTCTTCGACGTGCACAGGATGACCGGGATGGCGCGCGTGTCCGGGTCGCGCGAGATCGCGCGCGTGGCCTGGAAGCCGTTCAGGCCCGGCATCACGACGTCCATCAGGATCAGGTCGGGCTTCACCGACTTCGCCTTCTGGATCGCGTCCTCGCCGTTGTCGCTCGCGACGACCTCGTAGCCGGCCTTGGTGAGAAGGTCGTTCAGCACATGACGCTCGGTGGGCGAGTCGTCGACGATCAGGATCTTGCGAATCGGCATGTTCGTGCGCTCGTGTCGCGAAGCCCGCACGCGTCCGGTCACGCGGTCGCGCGGTTCACGTGGGTGGCCACCGCTTTCAGCAGGCTCTCCTTCGTGAACGGCTTCGTCAGGTACTGGTCCGACCCGACCATCCGCCCGCGCGCCCGGTCGAAGAGTCCGTCCTTCGACGAGAGCATGACCACCGGCGTCGCCTGGAACCTCGCGTTCTTCTTGATGAGCGCGCAGGTCTGGTAGCCGTCCAGCCGCGGCATCATGATGTCGACGAACACGAGGTCGGGGTGGTGGTCGGCGATCTTCGCGAGCGCGTCGAACCCGTCCTCGGCCAGGATCACCGTGCATCCGGCCTGGAGCAGGAAGATCTCGGCGCTGCGGCGAATGGTGTTCGAATCGTCGATCACCATCACCTTGACGCCCGACAATGCGCTGGAATCGCTCAAACCCCCTCCCGAACGGCCCGGACCCCCGGCGCCAAGGGCGCGCCAACGGGGGCGTGGTCGAGTCTGCCACGCCGGACCGGACCTGACCAGAGCATAAAGCTTGCCGGAATCGGCTTGGTCCGCGGGTTTTGCGCGGAATGCAACATCCCGGCAAGTTTCATGCGGCGCCGCCTGACGCGTAGCGGCACAGGATGCCGAAATTGAGGCCGGGAACCGGGTCTCGGATTCGCGCCTATCGCCCGAGAAACATGCGATAAGCCGGGTTGGCCGTCTCGTCGGCGTGGTCGTAGCCCAGCCGGGCGAGGAACGACCGGAACTCCGCCTTGTCCCGTGGCGGCACCTGCATGCCGACCAGCACGCGGCCGTAGTCGGCGCCGTGGTTGCGGTAGTGGAAGAGGCTGATGTTCCAGCCGGCACTCATGCTGTCGAGGAAGCGCATCAGCGCCCCGGGGCGCTCGGGGAACTCGAACCGGTAGAGGATCTCGTCCCGCGCCTGCGGGGCGTGCCCGCCGACCAGGTAGCGCACGTGCAGCTTCGCCATCTCGTTGTCCGAGAGGTCGACCGCGTCGATCCGGCGGCGCTTCAAGTCGGCGAGCAGGCGGTCCTTCTCGCGGCGGCCCGCGACCTCGACACCGACGAAGAGATGGGCCACGGAGGCGTCGGCATAGCGGTAGTTGAACTCGGTGACCGACCGGTTGCCGAGGACCCGGCAGAACTCGCGGAAGCTTCCCGGACGTTCCGGAATGGTCACCGCGAGGACCGCTTCGCGGGCTTCACCCAGTTCGGCGCGTTCGGCGACGAAGCGGAGCCGATCGAAGTTCATGTTCGCACCGCAGGCGATCGCCACGTAAGTGCGGTCCTTCGTGCGGTGCTGCTCGACCCAGGCCTTGACGCCCGCGATCGCCAATGCGCCCGCCGGCTCGAGGATCGAGCGCGTGTCCTCGAAGACGTCCTTCAGCGCCGCGCAGGTGGCGTCGGTGTCGACGCGCACGATGTCGTCGACGACTTCGCGCGCGAGGCGGAAGGTCTCCTTGCCCACGCGCTTCACCGCCACGCCGTCGGCGAAGAGACCGACGTGGGGCAGACTCACGCGCCGGCCGGCCTCGAGCGAGCGCGCCATCGCGTCGGAGTCCTCCGGCTGCACGCCGACGATGCGGATGTCGGGCCGCACCCGCTTCACGTACGCGCCGATGCCGCCGATCAGCCCGCCCCCGCCGATCGCGACGAAGATCGCGTCGATCGGTCCCTGCTGCTGGCGCAGGATCTCCATTCCGATCGTGCCCTGGCCCGCGATCACGTCGGGGTCGTCGTAGGGGTGCACGAAGGTCGCGCCCGACCTGCGCTGCAACTCGAGCGCGTGCTCGTAGGCGTCGCTGTAGGAATCGCCGTGCAGCACGACCTTCGCGCCGCGGGCCTCGACCGCCGCGATCTTGATCTGCGGCGTCGTGACCGGCATCACGATCGTCGCCTCGCAGGAGAGGCGCTGAGCGGCGAGCGCGACGCCCTGCGCGTGGTTGCCCGCGGAGGCCGCGATCACGCCGCGCGCGCGGTCCGCGGCGGACAGGTGCGCCATCTTGTTGTAGGCGCCGCGCAGCTTGAACGAGAACACCGGCTGCTGGTCCTCGCGCTTCAGCAGCACGCGGTTGCCCAGGCGGTGCGACAACGTGGGAGCGAGGTCGAGCGGCGTCTCGACCGCCACGTCGTAGACCTTCGCGTTCAGGATCTTCTTCAGGTAATCGATCGCCATGGCCGTGCATCCCGCGGATCGCCGAGGTTAGCACGCCGCACCGGGCGCCTCGCCCGCGCCGGCGCATCTGCTAGGCTTCGGCGCCATGAGACGACGCCCCGCAGCCGCCGCCCCGACGATCCTCGCGGTCGTCGACATGGGCAGCAACAGCTTCCGCCTCGAGATCGGCCGCGTCGAGGGCGGGCAGATCTACCGGCTCGACACGGTCCGCGAGACGCTGCGGATGGGCGCCGGACTCGACGACCGCGACAACCTGACGCCGATCGCGCAACGCGAGGCCATCGCCTGCCTCGCGCGCTTCGGCGAGCGCCTGCGGGGCTTCGACCGGGGCGCGGTGCGCGCGGTGGCGACCAACACCTTCCGCGTGGCGAAGAACGTCGCGAAATTCCTGCCGCGCGCCGAGGCCGCGCTCGGCTTCCCGATCGACGTGATCGGCGGGCACGAGGAGGCGCGCCTCATCTACCTCGGCGTCGCCCATCTGCTGCCCGCCACCGATACCCCGAGGCTCGTCGTCGACATCGGCGGAGGCTCGACCGAGTTCATCATCGGCCGGGGGATGAATCCCGAGCGGCTCGAGTCGCTGAAGCTCGGCTGCGTCACGATGACGCGCCGTTTCTTCGCCGACGGCTCGCTCGACGCCGACACGCTCGAGGCCGCCGAGACGCACGCGCAGGTCGAGATCGAGGCGATCGCGCGCGAGTACTCGCGCCGCCACTGGCAAGACGCCTACGCGTCGTCGGGCACGGCGCTCGCGCTCGCCGACATTCTCGAGCAGAACGGATTCTCGGAAGGCGGCATCACGCCGGGCGG is a genomic window containing:
- a CDS encoding response regulator; protein product: MVIDDSNTIRRSAEIFLLQAGCTVILAEDGFDALAKIADHHPDLVFVDIMMPRLDGYQTCALIKKNARFQATPVVMLSSKDGLFDRARGRMVGSDQYLTKPFTKESLLKAVATHVNRATA
- a CDS encoding chemotaxis protein CheW; protein product: MARAAKLDLRSFQQELATRLASKTAAQVESSRLGLACGGDRWLVRLADAGEVVALPPVTPVPHTRRWHMGVANVRGNLYSVVDFARFLGRESEGALGQARLILFGPRAGDLNAGIVVERVLGLRNLAELAPSVSPAGAPAWYAQRWMDADGHAWQEIDLSRLARDDAFLQIGA
- a CDS encoding response regulator; amino-acid sequence: MPIRKILIVDDSPTERHVLNDLLTKAGYEVVASDNGEDAIQKAKSVKPDLILMDVVMPGLNGFQATRAISRDPDTRAIPVILCTSKSQETDKIWGMRQGARDYVVKPVNRDELLAKIAAID
- the ilvA gene encoding threonine ammonia-lyase, biosynthetic; amino-acid sequence: MAIDYLKKILNAKVYDVAVETPLDLAPTLSHRLGNRVLLKREDQQPVFSFKLRGAYNKMAHLSAADRARGVIAASAGNHAQGVALAAQRLSCEATIVMPVTTPQIKIAAVEARGAKVVLHGDSYSDAYEHALELQRRSGATFVHPYDDPDVIAGQGTIGMEILRQQQGPIDAIFVAIGGGGLIGGIGAYVKRVRPDIRIVGVQPEDSDAMARSLEAGRRVSLPHVGLFADGVAVKRVGKETFRLAREVVDDIVRVDTDATCAALKDVFEDTRSILEPAGALAIAGVKAWVEQHRTKDRTYVAIACGANMNFDRLRFVAERAELGEAREAVLAVTIPERPGSFREFCRVLGNRSVTEFNYRYADASVAHLFVGVEVAGRREKDRLLADLKRRRIDAVDLSDNEMAKLHVRYLVGGHAPQARDEILYRFEFPERPGALMRFLDSMSAGWNISLFHYRNHGADYGRVLVGMQVPPRDKAEFRSFLARLGYDHADETANPAYRMFLGR